Proteins encoded within one genomic window of Marasmius oreades isolate 03SP1 chromosome 6, whole genome shotgun sequence:
- a CDS encoding uncharacterized protein (MEROPS:MER0003580), with the protein MLDAEKQPLLPGSPSRPKRKCIPYRSIALTTLALVTTTSLLSFTYRSPGQITNFIASSGTNNPAYLVKSRHGAVASEHRQCSDIGVRILKEGGNALDAAIASSLCIGVVNPFSSGIGGGGFMTVRIPPTTPNGRSEVWSVDFREKAPAAAHNNMYREGTNSSRFGGLAVGIPGEIRGFEQAHHRWGSLPWNKLFTPSIMLAKGFSVGTELGRRLPWFSDLILNNPDWRSIFAPKGTFLKEYEILCNTNLSRTLLKIAHEGPDAFYKGSVADSLVGKIQATGGIITHEDLENYTVDVYRSLEGTYLDKKIYVPRAPTSGPVLLHMLNIIEHYDFSEHNGMNTHRVVEALKYGFAARTRLSDPLYRDDLSVIEEIPTKAFSDAVYLNLTDDRTHPPDYYNPQFDVKLDHGTQHVSVVDRHGMAVALTSSVNGLFGSFVLDPGTGVILNNQMDDFSVPGTPNIFGLWPSPYNYPEPFKRPLSSTVPTIIERASDNSFFAALGGSGGSIIFGAVFQVLVNLVHWGMDMSQAVEAGRVHDQLYPMLTLVDDTYPTQWVKALIKRGHNVTVLDVNRVAGVINTVMQDEDGVLYAASDSRKNGIAAGF; encoded by the exons ATGTTGGACGCCGAGAAGCAGCCCCTTCTTCCAGGCTCACCCTCCAGGCCAAAGCGCAAGTGCATCCCTTACAGGTCAATCGCATTAACCACACTAGCACTTGTTACTACCACTTCCTTACTTTCCTTTACTTATCGCTCTCCCGGTCAAATCACAAACTTTATAGCAAGTTCGGGCACGAACAATCCAGCGTATTTGGTCAAGTCACGTCATGGTGCTGTAGCATCAGAGCATAGGCAATGTTCTGACATTGGTGTCCGGATATTGAAGGAGGGCGGAAATGCGTTGGACGCTGCTATCGCGTCTAGCTTATGCATCGGCGTCGTCAATCCATTCTC GTCAGGCATTGGTGGAGGGGGGTTCATGACCGTTCGGATCCCGCCTACTACACCAAACGGCCGCTCAGAAGTCTGGTCCGTGGACTTTAGAGAAAAGGCACCTGCTGCTGCGCATAATAATATGTACAGGGAAGGAACAAACTCGTCTCGTTTCGGTGGTTTGGCTGTGGGGATCCCGGGAGAGATTCGCGGGTTTGAACAAGCTCATCACAGATGGGGCTCGTTACCTTGGAATAAACTATTTACCCCTAGCATTATGCTTGCCAAAGGGTTCAGCGTCGGTACCGAGCTTGGAAGACGTTTACCG TGGTTCTCAGATCTCATATTGAATAATCCTGATTGGAGGTCCATATTTGCACCTAAAGGCACATTTTTGAAGGAATATGAAATACTTTGTAATACCAACCTTTCCAGGACGCTGTTGAAGATCGCTCATGAAGGTCCAGACGCGTTTTACAAG GGCTCGGTCGCAGACTCACTCGTTGGTAAAATTCAAGCAACCGGGGGGATTATTACGCACGAAGACCTGGAGAACTACACCGTCGACGTCTATCGGTCGTTAGAAGGTACCTACCTGGACAAGAAGATCTACGTTCCTAGGGCACCTACCTCTGGGCCTG TTTTGCTCCACATGCTTAATATCATAGAACACTACGATTTCTCGGAACATAACGGAATGAATACCCATAGAGTTGTAGAAGCATTGAAATACGGCTTTGCTGCAAG AACGAGACTCAGTGACCCCCTGTATCGGGATGACTTGAGCGTAATCGAAGAAATACCAACAAAGGCCTTCTCCGATGCGGTCTACCTAAATCTGACTGAT GATCGTACTCACCCTCCCGACTACTACAATCCACAATTCGATGTGAAGCTGGACCATGGAACT CAACACGTATCTGTTGTCGACCGACATGGTATGGCTGTCGCGCTTACATCTTCAGTAAACGGCCTGTTTGGCTCTTTCGTCCTGGACCCAGGAACAGGCGTCATTCTGAATAACCAG ATGGACGACTTTAGTGTTCCCGGGACACCAAACATATTCGGACTTTGGCCATCACCCT ACAACTACCCTGAACCTTTTAAACGTCCGTTGTCTTCAACGGTacccaccatcatcgaaAGGGCCTCAGACAACTCGTTCTTCGCAGCCTTGGGTGGTTCCGGGGGCTCCATCATCTTTGGTGCTGTGTTCCAAGTTTTGGTAAACTTGGTTCATTGGGGTATGGATATGAGTCAGGCGGTTGAAGCAGGGAGGGTGCATGACCAGCTGTATCCGATGCTTACTCTTGTGGATGATACTTATCCGACACAATGGGTGAAGGCGTTGATCAAAAGAGGGCACAACGTGACTG TCCTAGATGTGAACCGTGTTGCTGGGGTAATCAATACGGTTATGCAAGACGAAGATGGTGTTTTATATG CTGCGAGCGATTCGAGGAAAAATGGGATTGCGGCTGGGTTTTGA
- a CDS encoding uncharacterized protein (CAZy:GH76): MVMISSCSSYTAVFLAFVTSASALAVNRSQPEKRAQCTATLSVALSVAHRLQDHYYSSSNGQYNGGSLWTDANTLEDLHNLMLATGTDDFASVADNSFIGRNANNPSTNWNAVLGGSNDDAGWIVLSLWKMADYKASRGQSNTAFLNAASKIYDIIEGQWDNVCSGGVWWSTAHTYKNAITNELFLLLSAQGYRRGFGQKYLDNAKKTWDWLKNSGMRNGDNLWNDGLTNDCKNNGQTTWTYNQGVIASGLAELAVVTGDRSLLTEAEKTVDATIARLTANNILRESCDNAQSGGAVCNQDQQLFKGLWTKHLQFYLDAANEASRTDKYRSFLGSQQSAVFHFGMFLVPTQRIKMTHPEHL; the protein is encoded by the exons ATGGTTATGATTTCTTCCTGCTCTTCGTACACCGCAGTCTTTCTTGCCTTCGTAACCTCAGCATCAGCTCTGGCCGTCAATCGCTCCCAGCCGGAGAAGCGAGCTCAATGCACTGCAACCTTGAGCGTTGCCTTA AGCGTAGCGCACCGTCTGCAAGACCATTACTACAGCTCAAGCAACGGGCAATACAATGGCGGTTCTCTTTGGACGGACGCA AATACCTTGGAAGATCTTCACAACTTGATGCTTGCGACTGGCACCGATGACTTCGCTTCTGTAGCCGACAACTCTTTCATCGGACGCAACGCCAACAATCCGTCCACCAACTGGAATGCGGTCTTGGGAGGAAGCAATGACGATGCTGGT TGGATTGTGCTTTCATTGTGGAAGATGGCCGACTATAAAGCGAGCCGTGGCCAGTCGAACACGGCGTTCCTC AACGCTGCTTCCAAGATCTACGACATCATTGAGGGCCAGTGGGACAATGTGtgtagtggtggtg TCTGGTGGTCTACTGCTCATACTTACAAGAACGCCATCACAAACGAActgttcctcctcctctcagCGCAAGGATACCGCAGAGGATTTGGGCAGAAATACCTTGATAATGCAAAAAAG ACATGGGATTGGC TGAAAAATTCTGGCATGCGCAACGGGGATAATCTCTGGAACGATGGTCTCACGAATGACTGTAAAAATAACGGACAG ACCACATGGACTTATAATCAG GGTGTCATTGCTTCTGGGTTGGCTGAACTCGCAGTTGTTACCGGCGACAGGTCATTGTTGACCGAGGCTGAGAAAACTGTGGACGCGACCATCGCCCGTCTCACCGCCAACAATATTTTGAGAGAATCTTGTGACAATGCACAAAGCGGAGGAGCCGTATGCAACCAAGATCAG CAACTCTTCAAA GGCTTGTGGACGAAGCACCTCCAGTTCTATCTTGACGCAGCGAATG AGGCAAGTCGGACAGACAAGTACAGATCATTCCTTGGTTCTCAACAATCCGCTGTCTTCCACTTCGGTATGTTCCTAGTACCTACTCAACGTATCAAGATGACACACCCCGAACATCTATGA
- a CDS encoding uncharacterized protein (MEROPS:MER0003580) — MVHLQGGQREGRQNSFIKFFACLALAPSFAAASATSGTNNPAILVSSRHGAVAADHRLCSDIGVQILKSGGNAVDAAISSVLCLGVVQPFSSGIGGGGWMTVRIPNNSSSSNTTSEIWSINFRETAPALANTTMYTASSNSSQFGGLAVGVPGEIRGLGEAHKRWGSLPWKDLFRPAIELANGYKIGPELAKRIPAYKDLFLNNPDWSAIWAPNGVLLRENDVYINKNLSRTLSLIADDGPGVFYKGPIADSLVRKIQANGGIVTNGDFENYTVSVSRSLQGTYLGKKVYVPQAPSSGAALLHMLNIVEHYNFTQRNELNTHRLVEALKYGFAARTRLSDPNFRNATNRRLIDEVPTKEFADAVVRNISDDRTHDPDYYNPIYDFKTDHGTTHLAVVDQNGTAVSLTTTINLVFGSQVLDPETGVILNDEMDDFSVPGKPNAWGLWPSPYNYPEPHKRPLSSTVPTIIENSDHSLYMVVGGAGGVNILSAAFQVILSTINQWGGTVDGGNTLGEAIIGEAIESGRIHDQLFPVETRLDSTYPEKYAQSLKALGHNVTRIDVNVIQAVINGITRDASSVLYAASDSRKNGIAAGF, encoded by the exons ATGGTTCACCTCCAAGGTGGTCAGCGCGAGGGTCGTCAGAACTCATTCATCAAGTTCTTTGCCTGCCTCGCCCTTGCTCCATCCTTCGCTGCAGCCAGTGCGACCTCCGGCACCAATAACCCTGCCATTCTCGTTTCCAGCCGTCATGGAGCCGTCGCAGCAGATCACAGACTATGTTCCGATATAGGCGTGCAAATATTGAAGTCAGGGGGGAATGCTGTAGACGCTGCCATCTCGTCTGTTCTCTGCTTGGGCGTAGTTCAGCCATTTTC ATCGGGaatcggtggtggtggctggATGACCGTCCGTATACccaacaacagcagcagcagcaatacGACTTCGGAAATATGGTCCATTAACTTCCGCGAGACTGCACCTGCCCTCGCAAACACGACCATGTACACAGCGTCATCAAATTCATCTCAGTTTGGTGGGTTGGCAGTTGGCGTTCCCGGTGAAATTCGCGGACTAGGGGAGGCTCACAAGCGATGGGGTTCATTACCATGGAAAGATCTTTTTCGACCTGCCATCGAGCTCGCGAATGGCTACAAAATAGGCCCAGAGCTCGCAAAAAGAATCCCA GCATACAAGGATCTTTtcttgaacaatccggattgGTCTGCAATATGGGCACCCAATGGAGTTTTACTCAGGGAGAACGACGTTTATATCAACAAGAACTTATCAAGAACACTATCCTTAATTGCTGATGATGGGCCTGGCGTGTTTTACAAG GGTCCCATCGCCGATTCTCTCGTTCGCAAGATCCAGGCGAATGGCGGCATAGTCACTAATGGTGACTTTGAGAACTACACAGTCAGCGTTTCTCGATCGCTACAGGGAACGTACCTAGGGAAAAAGGTTTACGTACCACAAGCACCATCTTCCGGAGCCG CGCTGTTGCATATGCTCAATATTGTTGAGCACTACAACTTCACTCAGCGAAATGAGTTGAACACTCATAGATTGGTGGAAGCCCTCAAGTATGGTTTCGCAGCCAG AACGAGGCTCAGCGATCCTAACTTCCGAAATGCAACCAATAGGAGGTTGATTGATGAGGTACCCACGAAAGAATTCGCCGACGCGGTTGTGCGTAACATAAGCGAT GATCGAACCCACGATCCCGACTATTATAACCCGATCTATGATTTTAAAACTGATCATGGAACG ACACATTTGGCGGTTGTAGATCAGAATGGCACTGCGGTATCTCTTACGACCACGATCAATCTGGTGTTCGGTTCACAAGTCTTGGATCCTGAGACGGGTGTTATCCTGAACGATGAG ATGGATGACTTTAGTGTACCAGGAAAACCGAATGCTTGGGGACTTTGGCCTTCCCCTT ACAACTACCCAGAACCCCATAAACGCCCTCTCTCCTCAACTGTGCCCACCATCATCGAAAATTCGGACCACTCATTGTACATGGTTGTTGGTGGCGCAGGTGGTGTCAACATCTTGTCTGCAGCTTTTCAAGTTATTCTGTCGACAATCAACCAGTGGGGAGGTACTGTAGATGGGGGAAACACTCTTGGAGAGGCGATCATCGGGGAAGCAATTGAGTCAGGGAGGATCCACGACCAGTTGTTCCCCGTCGAAACTAGGCTCGACAGCACTTATCCGGAGAAGTATGCCCAAAGTTTGAAGGCATTGGGACATAATGTTACAA GAATCGACGTGAATGTTATTCAGGCGGTCATAAACGGTATCACGAGAGATGCTAGTAGTGTCTTGTATG CTGCAAGTGACTCTAGGAAAAATGGCATCGCAGCTGGTTTCTGA
- a CDS encoding uncharacterized protein (CAZy:GH76) — MVMISSCSSYTAVFLAFVTSASALAVNRSQPEKRAQCTATLSVALSVAHRLQDHYYSSSNGQYNGGSLWTDANTLEDLHNLMLATGTDDFASVADNSFIGRNANNPSTNWNAVLGGSNDDAGWIVLSLWKMADYKASRGQSNTAFLNAASKIYDIIEGQWDNVCSGGVWWSTAHTYKNAITNELFLLLSAQGYRRGFGQKYLDNAKKTWDWLKNSGMRNGDNLWNDGLTNDCKNNGQTTWTYNQGVIASGLAELAVVTGDRSLLTEAEKTVDATIARLTANNILRESCDNAQSGGAVCNQDQQLFKGLWTKHLQFYLDAANEASRTDKYRSFLGSQQSAVFHFGTNANNDIGSVWYAPDQGGSIFTPKTSASGLEAHVAAAKYGSC; from the exons ATGGTTATGATTTCTTCCTGCTCTTCGTACACCGCAGTCTTTCTTGCCTTCGTAACCTCAGCATCAGCTCTGGCCGTCAATCGCTCCCAGCCGGAGAAGCGAGCTCAATGCACTGCAACCTTGAGCGTTGCCTTA AGCGTAGCGCACCGTCTGCAAGACCATTACTACAGCTCAAGCAACGGGCAATACAATGGCGGTTCTCTTTGGACGGACGCA AATACCTTGGAAGATCTTCACAACTTGATGCTTGCGACTGGCACCGATGACTTCGCTTCTGTAGCCGACAACTCTTTCATCGGACGCAACGCCAACAATCCGTCCACCAACTGGAATGCGGTCTTGGGAGGAAGCAATGACGATGCTGGT TGGATTGTGCTTTCATTGTGGAAGATGGCCGACTATAAAGCGAGCCGTGGCCAGTCGAACACGGCGTTCCTC AACGCTGCTTCCAAGATCTACGACATCATTGAGGGCCAGTGGGACAATGTGtgtagtggtggtg TCTGGTGGTCTACTGCTCATACTTACAAGAACGCCATCACAAACGAActgttcctcctcctctcagCGCAAGGATACCGCAGAGGATTTGGGCAGAAATACCTTGATAATGCAAAAAAG ACATGGGATTGGC TGAAAAATTCTGGCATGCGCAACGGGGATAATCTCTGGAACGATGGTCTCACGAATGACTGTAAAAATAACGGACAG ACCACATGGACTTATAATCAG GGTGTCATTGCTTCTGGGTTGGCTGAACTCGCAGTTGTTACCGGCGACAGGTCATTGTTGACCGAGGCTGAGAAAACTGTGGACGCGACCATCGCCCGTCTCACCGCCAACAATATTTTGAGAGAATCTTGTGACAATGCACAAAGCGGAGGAGCCGTATGCAACCAAGATCAG CAACTCTTCAAA GGCTTGTGGACGAAGCACCTCCAGTTCTATCTTGACGCAGCGAATG AGGCAAGTCGGACAGACAAGTACAGATCATTCCTTGGTTCTCAACAATCCGCTGTCTTCCACTTCG GTACGAATGCTAACAACGATATTGGTAGCGTTTGGTACGCACCCGACCAGGGTGGATCTATCTTTACCCCGAAGACCTCCGCCAGTGGCCTTGAA GCTCATGTTGCTGCAGCTAAATACGGCTCTTGTTGA
- a CDS encoding uncharacterized protein (BUSCO:EOG09263S2P; MEROPS:MER0019701) — translation MNGVPSFSIQDVNWRSLLPRNKEIDWDLLSSYAGLLGLACLSIYCGAYGSVGSGKDKEKKKTEKDEDEDESEDNDEDMEVVSLEDAWWFPVIGSFVLFGLFLVIKYFGKEWINWVLGWYFSFAGVGSIARSAIALTKFVIGRERWGQFERIEIKVNKGKSGKSKVEKSGDGDKKKKDETLLSISWRTPSMFLIALSTIPSVLYRLSPPSRRSVLFTDILAMSFSHNALSLIKLDSFATGCALLSGLFVYDIWWVFGTRVMVEVATGLDVPIKLLWAKSLHFSDARGFTMLGLGDIVIPGTFITLALRFDLRNGRTRTPWFFYGTLTAYVLGLVATMTVMHVWGHAQPALLYLSPGCIGGFVLVAVLRGELAEAWKWKC, via the exons ATGAACGGAGTACCATCATTCTCCATACAGGATGTGAACTGGAGATCCCTTCTGCCAAGGAACAAAGAGATAGACTGGGATCTACTTTCCAGTTATGCGGGTTTACTCGGTCTTGCTTGTTTATCCATTTATTGTGGGGCATATGGGTCTGTGGGGAGCGGGAAA gacaaggagaagaaaaagacagagaaggacgaggatgaggatgagagtGAGGACAACGATGAAGATATGGAGGTAGTTTCATTGGAGGACGCGTGGTGGTTTCCTGTC ATCGGCTCCTTCGTTCTTTTCGGCCTCTTCCTCGTGATCAAGTATTTTGGCAAGGAATGGATTAACTGGGTTTTAGGGTGGTATTTCTCTTTTGCCGGCGTTGGAAGTATCGCTCGT TCAGCGATCGCCTTGACAAAGTTTGTTATTGGACGAGAGCGATGGGGGCAGTTCGAGAGGATCGAGATCAAAGTAAACAAGGGAAAGTCCGGGAAGAGTAAAGTTGAGAAGTCTGGCGATGGcgacaagaagaagaaagatg AAACGCTCCTGTCAATTTCATGGAGAACGCCATCCATGTTCCTCATAGCTCTATCCACGATACCATCCGTCTTATACAGACTCTCGCCCCCGAGTCGGAGATCGGTGTTATTTACGGATATCCTGGCGATGTCCTTTTCGCACAATGCCTTATCGTTGATCAAGCTGGATTCATTTGCCACAGGGTGTGCACTTTTGAGTGGGTTATTCGTATATGACATTTGGTGGGTGTTTGGGACGCGCGTG ATGGTGGAAGTGGCGACTGGCCTTGACGTGCCCATCAAACTTTTGTGGGCAAAGTCACTCCACTTCTCTGATGCAAGAGGTTTCACCATGCTTGGACTGGGTGATATTGTGATCCCTGGAACATTTATCACGCTTGCGTTGAGGTTCGATTTAAGGAACGGTCGAACAAGAACACCCTGGTTTTTCTATGGGACGCTTACTGCATACGTCCTCGGACTTGTGGCAACTATGACAGTGATGCACGTATGGGGACATGCACAGCCCGCACTATTGTATTTGAGCCCAGGATGCATTGGAGGCTTCGTTTTGGTTGCCGTTCTGAGAGGAGAATTAGCCGAGgcttggaagtggaagtgtTGA
- a CDS encoding uncharacterized protein (CAZy:GT17), whose product MFPRRLRPIILSLALLLFTSWTLYTVLQNGYQIKNAISYSTRPLWDKPDGPKNVIPHYYAEGLLMDDHTCSLHGWKERKSDKLIKVLDAVLMSSELDLLEIRLNELDNVVDRFFIVESNTTFTGLPKEKYYDKNKKRFAEFAHKISYRSVDNLNHLDPWENEKTMRVAMSSFIKSHTTEFPPDTVALVIMSDVDEIPSEHSIRLLKHCDFGNSIHLQLRNYVYSFEWLNGLDSWRASVRLWKRGSYYSHAYSGEDVLLADAGWHCSFCFRTLSEFVIKMTGFSHHDRIGGRTEILDPNRIQQRICEGSNIFGMLPEAYTVWLFTSSGSLPFPNVSMAL is encoded by the exons ATGTTCCCTCGACGCTTGCGACCTATAATTCTCTCTCTTGCATTACTGCTCTTCACCTCATGGACCCTCTATACCGTCCTTCAGAATGGGTATCAGATCAAGAATGCAATCTCGTATTCTACCCGGCCGTTGTGGGACAAACCAGATGGACCGAAGAACGTTATACCACACTACTACGCAGAAGGGTTACTGATGGATGATCATACATGTTCATTACATGGTTGGAAAGAGCGTAAAAGTGACAAGTTGATTAAAGTCTTGGACGCAGTACTCATGAGCAGTGAGCTGGACTTGCTAGAGATTCGGTTAAACGAGCTAGACAACGTTGTCGACCGGTTTTTCATTGTCGAGTCCAACACTACATTCACCGGTTTACCGAAGGAGAAGTATTACgacaagaacaagaagagATTTGCAGAGTTCGCTCATAAGATTTCGTATCGATC TGTGGACAACCTGAACCATCTAGACCCATGGGAAAACGAGAAGACTATGCGGGTTGCCATGTCGTCCTTCATAAAGTCCCATACGACAGAATTCCCCCCAGATACTGTGGCGCTCGTAATAATGTCAGATGTCGACGAGATACCATCCGAGCACTCCATACGACTCCTCAAACACTGCGATTTTGGGAACTCAATTCACCTCCAACTTCGTAACTACGTTTACAG TTTTGAATGGCTCAACGGTCTCGATAGCTGGCGAGCGAGTGTGCGCCTCTGGAAACGCGGAAGTTACTATAGCCACGCATACAGCGGTGAAGACGTCCTCCTTGCAGATGCTGGGTGGCATTGTAGTTTCTGCTTCAGGACTCTCAGTGAATTCGTCATTAAGATGACAGGCTTTTCGCATCATGATCGGATAGGTGGTCGCACAGAGATTCTTGACCCGAACCGAATACAACAACGAATATGCGAAGGGTCGAATATCTTTGGGATGTTGCCAGAGGCTTACACGGTGTGGTTATTTACATCCAGCGGATCACTACCCTTTCCTAACGTATCTATGGCGCTATAG